In Thunnus thynnus chromosome 17, fThuThy2.1, whole genome shotgun sequence, the genomic window atagcgcctttctagtcttccgaccactcaaaccgcttttacactacgaatcacattcatccattcacacacattcatacgctgaatgggtacaggggctaccatgcaaggtcccaacctgcccatcagaggaaactaaccattaacacacattcatacacatacacatttggggttaagtatcttgcccaaggacacattggcatgtggactggagtaGCCAGGAAttgaaccgccaatcttccgattagtggacgacccgctctacctcctgagccgcAGCCGCCCCCCCTGAAGTtatgatgttgttgtttctcttaGCTGAGCGGTTCTTGTCATAATATGAATTACTGCAGTAGTGGAATAAGGccacttttttgtttactacatggttccatgtgtgttattttatagttttgatgtcttcagttttgttctacaatgtagaaactagtaaaaataaagaaaaacctttGAATGAGAAGGTCCAAACGTTCTACTGGTACTGTCAAAAGTACCAGTACAGGCCCATGGTTGAACCTACTTGCTGACTCCTGCTGTATGTAGTTTGAGGAAAAACTGTtttacaaagaagaaaaaccaaaataaaactatCTATAATGAGCAGGTGTCCAAATACTCACACAGAgcaaaaatgtcagttttccaTAAGAAAGtttgatgtttcttttgtttgtctttttattgttgtgttgttttcatttgttttgtgtttattcgTTTGGGACTACCTCGAAAAAAGGTTTATCCTGATATAAAACATCTTCTCACTTTCTCACAAAGTCGTTCTTATGGAAGACGAGGAAAGTCAGATTTTTCTTAAATCTCTGATATATCTGACTCAGCACTTAATAATACGTCAGGAAGTGTctgaaaaccagaaaacatgGATTCCTCATATCAGCTAAAGACCAACGTTCTGTCTAATTAAACCCAAATTGAATGAATATGGTGTTGTATTGTCAGTGCAAAGTGTTTTAATCTTTACACGACCGACTCTGTAATCAAACAGCTGTAtaatttgacatgtttggtGTTGGACAATTTTAAATTTTGTCTTGATGGTGGCATTAGATTAAAAGTCAGGATCACTTAAGTTATTACAGTTTATCCTGAGGAGAAAATTTCATGTTAATTCATCAAACAGTTTTaaagatgtttcagtctggaccacagTGACATTTCCATCCTCAGAGCCATGCTGTTGGCcgaaaactataaaaacaatatttttttgtcactaAATATGTCAGAGAGTTTTGTTGACCATCATACTTTCCGTCCCCTCAGTCTGGTGTCGTCGGTCCAGGCTGTCATGGCCTCGTCAGCCGGATGTGTCATCGCCTCGTCTTGCAGGGACGTCATAGAGGACAAGTGAGAACTAAATAACGTCTTCTTACATCTGCTCCTTCTTTTCTAATGTTTCCTGACATCCCTTCTTCTTTCATCCCGTCtccctgtttttcttctctttctccttttgttttctttttggcttATTGTGACCATTGTTGTCTTCATCTCCAAAACTGCAGCGTTAGAGAAATGTCACTGTTGTAGCTGAAAACAATGGCTTTATTTATCCCGAGGCTTTTAAGAAAGTTGTGAGTCAGAGGCCTTCAAATGatataaaagcataaaaatcaGCAAAACTGGAGagagttcattttttaaataataaaatatgtgatCATGTTTGCTGCTCAGGCCTtcaaaatacctgcaaataGGTAGATATATAGATCCAGAGCTTCATCCTAACACCCTAAAAGCAGCCaaattacacataaaaacagacaatataaAGAGACTCTGAGGTAGATAAACAACTGAAATCTTTTTCCTGACTTGACACTTAAATCTTTTTGGGATAATACAACTAAAAGTCAAAGTTGGAGAAAAATAACCAAATTTAAGTTAATATCAGTGTTCTTGGTGGCATCTTTTGGAGAATATTTATAAGTATGAGccctgaaaacaagaaaaagtgaTGTTCATACACACTGGTCTGTGTTTAAACCAGACTTCTGTTTGAGTCTGTAATCTAATTAACAATCTGAGCctcacagcagcagaggagcTATTTCAGTCTCTATAAGACGGTCGCAGAGATCACTAATCCTGCTcgctgaggatgatgggaagTGAAATGATGAAGAGTGAATGATgacgggggggggggtgtttgaGTAAATCCCAGGTTTCCTCTGTCAGCTCCTTCATTTCCCAGTCAAAGCAGGGAGGAGTTTATGGTCTGAGCGCCACATTTGTTTATCAAATCACGCCACAGACACAGTGAACGAGCAGCCAGGAACTCTGGGAGCAGTTGTTGTTAATGCTACAGAAAAACTTCATAACTATTAAACCATAAtccaaatgtgttattttaaggaaagaaaaaagcatcaaaaaatacacaaagacagacagtgatgttcaaatattaaaatatatagttttgTTTCTGAACTGAATCTGTTCACAAGGTTTCACtgaaatctgtttgtttttttaggaatCTTGACAATATTTCTTTACATTCAAGCATTTTGTTGTCTTGTTCATGCATTTATGCTTTCATACAGATTTCAAatattttgctaagtttcagtcagtgttaaaatatatttactctacagtatatttactcaaTTACTGTAGTTAAGTACAATTTTaggtacttgagtatttccatgtgatgctactttctacatttcagagggaaatattgtattttctactccactacatttatttgacagctttagttacttttcagatgaagatttgacacaatggataatataacaagcttttaaaatacaacacattgttaaagatgaaaccagtggtttccaacctttttggcttttgacgtcttacaaaaagcagtgtgtagtcggggtcacatttcacatgtctatgagttgttaacagctccaccaaatagtgatttttccctctaaacttctcacatgctttcatttcaataaatgttcaaatgatccaatatttcagcaaaaatcaaagattagagaaaaagtccaaaaactgaaaacagatttgtgtatcagaactttgttttttcttctttcctctcccattaatcatctcaccacccctcagatttatctgctgaccctttggaggggcccgacccctaggttgggaaccactggactaaactagctaactgtatataaagtagtgtaaactagctccacctccagcagctacaacagtaacatgctgctctaacactgatgcttcactattaataatctaatgatgtcatatataataatatatcagtcagagggaccaaaccaatacttttactgcaatactttaactacatcaagctcataatacttatgtacttttactgtagtaggatttttcatgcaggactttttcttgtaatggagtatttttacattgctgtattggtacttttacttcacttaaggatctgaatacttcttccaccaccgaTTAACTGCTTGTTTTGGCCACACAggacaagctgtaaacacatctgACATATCAGTAGCAATGGTTAAAAATGTTAGCAAGCAGCTGCAtattttcacatccagcagacatcaTGATTACTACATTAGGAGTGTCAATAATGACTcgtggggttcctcagggttcaaTTCTAGGTCctttatattttcagttcaCATGCTGTTTATTTAGGTTTATCAATGCAGCTCAAATGTCACAGGAATGATTAATGAGTTTTTCCTGATTTGACAGCTCAGTGGTAAGGATTTGGTTAAATTTAGGCAACTACAACTACTTAGTGAAAGCtgcattaaattatttttttatccacttgggagcagcagaaacaagctgtaaacttAACATCTGTCAAATTATCAGCTTATTAAGTAGTTACACATGTTacttccacatccagcagttacagagcaacattatcattcatttggagtcgtgtttctgtccacctggtgaatttaagtccaatattcactctcttttagctctgtttttggtctccaccaactcctgagggaaatatctggctctttagctgctaaatgctccactatgttcaccagctagtctacagctaactgtgtctgtttgccatttggtgctgagcaggtagttttccatcgtttgagctttgactgcctCTCTTTTAATAATctcgtcctcttcttctgcaatgatTTAGCGGCACCAACTGGAGAATTAGTTTATCTCctgatattcacacaacagcaggtGATGGAATCAAGTATTCACtacattttttgtttctctctcttcatctctctctcatcttttctcGTCAGGCACTGGCTGACCAATGCCTACATCCTCTTTGCCACGCCTTACTTTGCCTACGACATCTACGCCATGTTCCTGTGTTACTGGCACAAGctgcaggtcaaaggtcatgaggAGGACGGTGTCATGTCGATGAGCGCTGCTGTAGCCGGTTACCTGCGCAGAGAGCCTCTCATGGTGCTGCATCATGTCTTCATGGTGGCCTTCTGCTTCCCCGCCTCGCTGGTAACTATGGCAACAATATGGTGACTAACATGAATTGAAGgttgacatcactatgacagtTTTCTCAGACTTGATAATGATCCTCCAGAGACACAGACGACattataaaactgttttcacaggctgagcaGGACTAACACATGACGACCAGGCGACTGTAATATTCAAAACCCACACATGTGCCGTGTTGTTGCAGTCAAACGAGTGTTTCTCCTTcctttctgctgtgtgtgtgtgtgtgtgtgtgtgtgtgtgtgtttgtgtgtgtgtcagctgtggCGGCAGGGTAAAGGTGATTACTTCCAGGGTGTTTTGTTTCTGGCTGAACTCAGCACACCATCCGTCTGTCTGGGGAAAGTCCTGATCCAGGTAATCcccctcctccacacacacacacacacacataaacacacacacacacacacacctctgagaTAAAGGCGTGTGGATCTGATCAGTGCGTCTGGACATCCTGTTGATGCTGCTGTTACTTAAATTCCTGATAACTGACTGACACGttacaaacaaacagtttaagGAATACGAGGGTCTTAACTGaagaaaattaataattaaatgaaaataaaataaaacaaataaatcaatcaaaccaaacaagaagaagaaaatagaagaTGGCAGACAGACATTAGAATAGACATGaattgtttcttcttttctttttgagttatttatttgtgtattattttttattttctattgctCTGTATAAACTATAACAGTTTACCTACCTCACAATAACTGACATTAACTGACAATAACTGACAATAACTGACAATAACTGACATTGACTGACATTAACTGATGGTAACTGACGGTAACTGACAATAACCGACATTAACCGACATTAACCGACAATAACCGACATTGACCGACAATAACGACAATAACCGACATTAACCGACATTAACCGACATTAACCGACATTAACCGACATTAACCGACAATAACCGACATTAACCGACAATAACCGACATTGACCGACAATAACCGACATCGACCGACAATAACGACAATAACCGACATTGATCGACATTGATCGACATTGACCGACAATAACCGACAATAACTGACGATAACCGACATCGACCGACAATAACCGACATCGACCGACATCGACCGACAATAACCGACAATAACCGACAATAACCAACATTAACGGACAATAACTGACATTAACGGACATTTCAGTTGTTgttgaagcttttttttgtttctgtgttcgATCGTCACTCATTCTggacttttcttcttctgcgtCTCTGATGTTTGGTCTCGTCAGTACAAGAAGCAGCACACTCTCCTGCACAAAGTGAACGGCGTGCTCATGCTGCTCACCTTCTTCAGCTGTCGGGTTCTGCTCTTTCCTTACCTGTATTACGCCTACAGCAGGTAACTGTCTGACATACTTAAACATacttttaagacattttttataCTGGTATTAAAACTCTGAGGTCACTACTTTCTGTAAaaatgagtgtgtttacatgtgcactAGTATCTGGTTTTTAGAGCATCCTGGTTATATGttgcacatgtaaacacctgATCCAGGTGTCTGATTCATTCTCTGCTGCGCTCACAGATACATCATCAACTCAAGCTCGGCAGTGTTTTTTCCCCATATTTCccaaattaataaattaagtgtatttattgttatttcagtaatactctgttttttgtctttaatgatTATTTCGGTTTATTTAACACTTTTCACAGCTATGAAACCTTCGGCTGCATTTTCAAGGACTTCAAACACCCAATTTAAAATTTCTAACAGACGTCCAAGAATCTGGAATTCAATTAGCAGTAATTTTGTGAACTAATcctcctttttaaagaagacaTTCACATTTCCTTATAGatatttcatataaaaataagacCCCAAAAAAACCCTAAAAGGACTTATAGAGACATCAGCTcac contains:
- the tlcd3ba gene encoding TLC domain containing 3Ba, producing the protein MLALLAAGSVFFPGLFLMSKQALKHMMGWREGDAATVSARLVSSVQAVMASSAGCVIASSCRDVIEDKHWLTNAYILFATPYFAYDIYAMFLCYWHKLQVKGHEEDGVMSMSAAVAGYLRREPLMVLHHVFMVAFCFPASLLWRQGKGDYFQGVLFLAELSTPSVCLGKVLIQYKKQHTLLHKVNGVLMLLTFFSCRVLLFPYLYYAYSRYASIPVYEVPLVAPWQCNLGAALLWPLQLYWFTLICRGALRLSAGRPSSTPPTFQTDG